In Methylomagnum ishizawai, one DNA window encodes the following:
- a CDS encoding dehydrogenase E1 component subunit alpha/beta codes for MRISIPGFSLDRHGKPVIGLDDASLYAYGDLIRGTERLILDLFGRGLLSGTTHTCIGQELCQMSVVRALNHPQDAVLSNHRNHGHFLSYSGDALGLVAEIMGRRDGVCGGYGGSQHIAHRHFHSNGVQAGMTGIGTGLALARQRRDSSGLVAIMIGDGTLGEGLLYESFNLASVWKAPALFVVENNRIAQTTPTAHTLGGDIAARGAAFGLKTYELDDAAPDFMRQADAIVAELRGLRHPALLVIETRRLGPHSKGDDLRSDAEKRYIAERDPLQNLGRRLDTVERAAIEARNTAFLREVEAAALDSPEARFQPETRPVFRPAQAASTSALAAVAPNVRASINQALRQLLATHADILLLGEDLHDPYGGAFKVTAGLSTDFPDRVISTPISEAGITGAGIGLALAGLRPIVEIMFADFLSLCLDQIYNHAVKFPGMFPDVDVPLILRTPCGGRRGYGPTHSQSPENLFVSVPGLTVVYPSHRHNVGQLLADAATRWPNPTLFLEHKLLYGEAQNPLDYTELPADPADLGSDMFPTLRRGATEPDISLIAFGGMLPIVEHAARRLAEEEELAVEIIAPSLLAPLPRAGLLAALADRPLVAVIEESHHEFGVSAEILACLAESGYRGKLARLGTAARPIAAARGIERALLPDADTIIAEIVELFS; via the coding sequence ATGCGGATCAGTATTCCCGGCTTTTCCCTAGACCGCCATGGCAAACCCGTCATCGGTCTGGACGACGCCAGCCTGTATGCCTACGGCGATCTCATCCGCGGTACGGAGCGGCTGATCCTCGACCTGTTCGGACGCGGCCTGCTGTCGGGCACCACCCATACCTGTATCGGCCAGGAACTATGCCAGATGTCCGTGGTACGGGCGCTCAACCACCCCCAGGACGCGGTGCTTTCGAATCACCGCAACCATGGCCATTTCCTCAGCTATTCCGGGGACGCGCTGGGCCTCGTCGCCGAAATCATGGGACGGCGGGACGGCGTCTGCGGCGGCTATGGCGGCAGCCAGCATATCGCCCACCGCCATTTCCATAGCAACGGCGTACAAGCCGGGATGACGGGCATCGGCACGGGGCTGGCGCTTGCCCGTCAACGGCGGGACAGCTCAGGCCTCGTCGCCATCATGATCGGCGACGGCACCTTGGGCGAAGGACTCCTCTACGAAAGCTTCAACCTCGCTTCCGTCTGGAAGGCTCCGGCGCTGTTCGTGGTTGAGAACAACCGCATCGCCCAAACCACCCCCACCGCGCACACGCTCGGCGGCGACATCGCCGCACGCGGCGCGGCGTTCGGCTTGAAGACCTACGAACTCGACGATGCCGCGCCCGACTTCATGCGACAGGCCGACGCAATCGTCGCCGAACTGCGCGGGCTGCGGCATCCGGCCCTGCTCGTCATCGAAACCCGGCGGCTGGGGCCGCACAGCAAGGGCGACGACTTGCGCAGCGATGCGGAAAAACGCTACATCGCCGAACGCGATCCTTTGCAAAATCTGGGCCGTCGCTTGGACACGGTGGAACGCGCCGCCATCGAAGCCCGCAACACGGCGTTCCTGCGGGAAGTCGAAGCCGCGGCCCTGGACTCCCCCGAAGCCCGCTTCCAACCGGAAACCCGCCCAGTCTTCCGGCCCGCCCAAGCCGCCTCCACTTCCGCCTTGGCCGCCGTGGCCCCCAATGTACGCGCCTCCATCAACCAAGCCTTGCGCCAACTGCTGGCGACGCATGCAGACATCCTCCTGCTGGGCGAAGATTTGCACGATCCCTACGGCGGTGCTTTCAAAGTCACGGCGGGACTCTCCACCGACTTCCCGGACCGGGTGATCTCGACCCCGATCAGCGAGGCCGGCATCACCGGCGCGGGCATCGGGCTGGCGCTGGCGGGGCTGAGGCCCATCGTGGAAATCATGTTCGCGGATTTCCTCAGCCTGTGCCTGGATCAAATCTACAACCACGCCGTGAAATTCCCCGGCATGTTCCCGGACGTGGACGTGCCCTTGATACTCCGCACACCTTGCGGCGGCCGGCGCGGCTACGGTCCCACCCACAGCCAAAGCCCGGAAAACCTGTTCGTCTCGGTGCCCGGCCTGACCGTGGTCTATCCTAGCCACCGGCACAACGTCGGCCAACTCTTGGCGGACGCGGCCACCCGCTGGCCCAATCCGACCCTGTTCCTCGAACACAAGCTACTGTACGGGGAAGCCCAAAACCCCCTGGATTACACCGAATTGCCCGCCGACCCGGCCGACCTGGGGAGCGACATGTTCCCCACGCTGCGGCGGGGGGCCACCGAACCGGATATTAGCTTGATCGCCTTCGGCGGGATGCTGCCCATCGTCGAACACGCCGCCCGGCGGCTGGCGGAAGAAGAAGAACTCGCGGTGGAGATCATCGCCCCGTCGCTCTTGGCCCCCCTGCCCCGCGCCGGCCTGCTGGCGGCCCTGGCGGACCGCCCCCTCGTCGCCGTCATCGAGGAATCGCACCACGAATTCGGCGTCAGCGCCGAAATCCTCGCGTGTTTGGCGGAATCGGGCTACCGGGGCAAACTGGCCCGCCTCGGCACGGCCGCCCGGCCCATCGCCGCCGCCCGCGGCATCGAGCGGGCACTCCTGCCCGACGCGGACACGATCATCGCCGAGATCGTGGAATTATTTTCATAA
- a CDS encoding biotin/lipoyl-containing protein, whose protein sequence is MAIPVYTPRVNNNDDEVRLIGLEVAVGDRVARGQAVAQIETDKAVMEIEAPAEGYVLDIAAAPDSQIAVGSILIWLGTTPDSAVPQAADLDAPPHATAATPTAKARQLLQRYGLTAAQVPAQGPRLTAAAVSSYAASQGLAPLADAPPPPRSAARAPEPMPGVPGQWRELQSDEKGMLATVTWHRDHAVPGYIELEYDPRPWAEYARTFAERHKLMLSPLLSLMAWRLTRLAAATPKLNSALIDERRYEYAAVNLGFTAQVDETLYLCVLRDAEQRDALAFVNALLDLQRRAAVHKLAADETRGATLGFSSMERWKVSRHIPVLPPLASLMVAHTADAQGRAVLGATYDHRVLNGFQVVSALRKLGKPPSDTP, encoded by the coding sequence ATGGCCATCCCGGTCTATACACCGAGAGTCAACAACAATGACGATGAAGTCCGCCTCATCGGGCTGGAAGTCGCGGTCGGCGACCGGGTGGCCCGTGGCCAAGCCGTCGCGCAGATCGAGACCGACAAGGCGGTCATGGAGATCGAAGCCCCCGCCGAGGGCTACGTGCTGGACATCGCCGCCGCCCCCGACAGCCAGATCGCCGTGGGGAGCATCTTGATCTGGCTGGGCACCACGCCCGACTCAGCGGTACCCCAGGCGGCGGATTTGGACGCGCCGCCGCACGCCACCGCCGCCACGCCCACCGCCAAGGCGCGGCAACTGTTACAGCGCTACGGGCTGACCGCCGCCCAGGTTCCCGCCCAAGGCCCGCGGCTGACCGCCGCAGCGGTGTCGAGCTACGCCGCATCCCAAGGACTCGCCCCGCTGGCCGACGCTCCGCCACCGCCCCGCTCCGCCGCCCGCGCCCCGGAACCCATGCCCGGCGTTCCGGGCCAATGGCGCGAACTCCAGAGCGACGAGAAAGGCATGCTGGCCACGGTGACTTGGCATCGCGACCACGCCGTGCCCGGTTATATCGAACTGGAATACGACCCCCGGCCCTGGGCCGAGTATGCCCGGACTTTCGCGGAACGCCACAAACTGATGCTCAGCCCCCTGCTCTCGCTGATGGCATGGCGCCTGACCCGGCTGGCCGCCGCCACGCCCAAGCTCAACAGCGCCTTAATCGACGAACGCCGTTACGAATACGCCGCCGTGAACCTGGGCTTCACCGCGCAGGTGGATGAAACCCTCTACCTGTGCGTGCTGCGGGACGCGGAACAGCGCGATGCGCTGGCCTTCGTCAACGCCCTGCTGGATTTGCAGCGCCGCGCCGCAGTGCATAAACTCGCCGCCGACGAAACCAGGGGCGCGACCCTGGGGTTTTCCAGCATGGAGCGTTGGAAAGTCAGCCGGCATATCCCCGTGCTGCCCCCGCTCGCGTCCTTGATGGTGGCCCACACCGCCGACGCCCAAGGCCGCGCCGTGCTGGGCGCGACCTACGACCACCGCGTGCTGAACGGTTTCCAAGTCGTCTCGGCCCTACGCAAGCTGGGCAAACCGCCTTCGGACACCCCCTGA
- a CDS encoding phosphopantetheine-binding protein translates to MAPDRIAIEQAIKAKIVDIADQLGEDARALTHDELIPATGLIDSAGLLQLLAWYEHHFQIPLAQDEITVDNLGTIATMAGFALKKKGLL, encoded by the coding sequence ATGGCCCCCGACCGCATCGCTATTGAACAGGCCATCAAGGCCAAGATCGTCGATATCGCCGACCAACTGGGCGAAGACGCCCGCGCATTGACCCACGACGAATTGATCCCGGCGACGGGCTTGATCGACTCGGCGGGGCTGCTCCAATTGCTGGCCTGGTACGAACATCATTTTCAGATTCCCCTGGCCCAGGACGAAATCACCGTGGACAACCTCGGCACCATCGCGACCATGGCCGGGTTCGCGCTCAAGAAAAAGGGCTTGCTGTAG
- a CDS encoding hydrolase 2, exosortase A system-associated, with the protein MEVAPYFLDSREGRLFAVHHRPGPDAPCHGHVLVVPPFNEEMNRCRAMLTLQARALAAHGIGTLVLDLFGSGDSAGGYRDGRWEIWLDNLQAALTWLDGQRGARRALLGVRMGALLAAESLRRRNDPATALLAWQPVIDGKQHFTQFLRLRLAAQLDRPDQAKETTGFLRQQLAAGHCVEVAGYEIHPELAAAIDAAHLARLAPPAGTPVFWLEQVLAADTPEPTSASLKLLETWSAAGLTPDVAVYQDPPFWQAHERAIAPRALELTTGWLRDQWMPA; encoded by the coding sequence GTGGAAGTCGCTCCCTATTTCCTCGATAGCCGCGAGGGGCGGCTGTTCGCCGTGCATCACCGCCCAGGACCGGATGCCCCCTGCCATGGCCACGTCCTGGTCGTCCCGCCCTTCAACGAGGAAATGAACCGCTGCCGGGCCATGCTCACCCTGCAAGCGCGGGCGTTGGCCGCCCATGGCATCGGCACTTTGGTGCTGGATTTGTTCGGCAGCGGCGACAGCGCGGGCGGGTACCGCGACGGGCGCTGGGAAATCTGGCTGGACAACCTCCAAGCCGCGCTGACCTGGCTGGATGGCCAGCGCGGTGCCCGCCGGGCGTTGCTCGGCGTCCGCATGGGCGCTCTGCTGGCGGCGGAAAGCCTGCGCCGCCGCAACGATCCCGCCACCGCGCTACTGGCCTGGCAACCGGTGATCGATGGCAAACAGCATTTCACCCAATTCCTGCGCCTGCGCCTCGCCGCGCAACTGGACCGCCCCGATCAGGCCAAGGAAACCACCGGCTTCCTGCGCCAACAGCTCGCTGCGGGCCACTGTGTCGAAGTGGCCGGCTATGAAATCCACCCGGAGCTGGCCGCGGCCATCGACGCCGCCCATCTGGCCCGGCTCGCGCCGCCCGCAGGCACCCCGGTCTTCTGGCTGGAACAGGTCCTCGCCGCCGACACTCCCGAACCGACCAGCGCCAGCCTCAAGCTCTTGGAAACCTGGTCCGCCGCCGGCTTGACCCCGGACGTGGCCGTATACCAAGACCCGCCGTTCTGGCAGGCCCATGAACGGGCCATCGCGCCCAGGGCGCTGGAACTCACCACCGGCTGGCTGCGCGACCAATGGATGCCCGCATGA
- a CDS encoding hydrolase 1, exosortase A system-associated: MKETTFTFDCQGSPLVGICHHPDRPARRGVLMVLAGGPQYRVGGHRQLTLWARRLAAEGYPVFRFDYRGTGDSHGEFRGYKWIDEDIRAAIDRFCEETPGLTEIVLWGECNAATAIVFYAYRDPRVRGMVLLNPWTRTAEGQARTLMRHYYLDRLKHPDFWKKVFSFQFDPVASLRSLVRLARLARQAGPASPGAAQAGIGTEAPLSRDLPLPEAFLAGFSRFQGGPVMLVMSGRDLIAREFDEAIQANPERWEPELRAKRCRRHDTHDGDHTFSSEAQRSQVADWAIAWLASW, from the coding sequence ATGAAAGAAACCACCTTCACCTTCGACTGCCAAGGCTCGCCCTTGGTCGGTATCTGCCACCACCCGGACCGGCCAGCCCGCCGTGGCGTGCTGATGGTGCTGGCGGGCGGTCCCCAGTACCGCGTCGGCGGCCACCGCCAGCTCACGCTGTGGGCGCGGCGCCTCGCCGCCGAAGGCTATCCCGTGTTCCGCTTCGATTATCGCGGCACGGGCGACAGCCACGGCGAATTCCGCGGCTACAAATGGATAGACGAAGACATCCGCGCCGCCATCGACCGTTTCTGCGAGGAAACGCCGGGACTCACCGAAATCGTCCTCTGGGGCGAATGCAACGCGGCGACGGCCATCGTGTTCTACGCCTACCGCGACCCGCGGGTGCGCGGGATGGTGCTGCTCAATCCCTGGACCCGCACCGCCGAGGGCCAAGCCCGGACCCTCATGCGGCACTATTACCTCGACCGCCTCAAGCACCCGGATTTCTGGAAGAAGGTGTTCTCCTTCCAATTCGACCCGGTCGCTTCGCTACGGTCCCTGGTCCGGCTCGCCCGCCTCGCCCGGCAAGCGGGTCCAGCGTCCCCAGGCGCGGCCCAGGCGGGCATCGGAACCGAAGCCCCGTTGTCGCGCGACCTACCGCTGCCGGAAGCCTTCCTGGCGGGTTTCTCGCGCTTCCAAGGCGGTCCCGTCATGCTGGTGATGAGCGGCAGGGACCTCATCGCCCGCGAGTTCGACGAAGCCATCCAGGCCAATCCCGAACGCTGGGAACCCGAACTCCGCGCCAAACGCTGCCGCCGCCACGACACCCACGACGGCGACCACACCTTCTCCTCCGAAGCCCAGCGCTCCCAAGTGGCCGATTGGGCCATCGCCTGGCTGGCGTCCTGGTGA
- a CDS encoding tetratricopeptide repeat protein produces MKPLLRCFYFVSSGLGLFSALPIHAAIPTEQEIRKLPLACKFQSNTSHGQPTFGRTSEQMNQDHDKWLKLLGPGFNHYHHFCWGQTNVNKYYSSFGAPPTEKNSLLRYAVADYNYSIERSPPDFSLLPEILVARAKAYVLLKETVKAIPDLQQAIKLNPKYEKAYADLAEIYAKDGQPEVAKKIIQAGLQLAPNSPILTRRAARLNAEAKRASGSGTPIKPDAQHTGSGSPPENIQKNTPGGPKTNP; encoded by the coding sequence ATGAAACCCCTGCTCCGTTGCTTTTACTTCGTATCCTCGGGTTTGGGTCTGTTTTCAGCCCTGCCGATCCACGCGGCCATTCCCACCGAGCAAGAGATTCGGAAACTACCCCTAGCTTGTAAATTCCAATCCAATACCAGCCATGGCCAACCCACTTTCGGCAGAACCTCGGAGCAAATGAACCAAGACCATGATAAATGGCTGAAACTGCTCGGGCCAGGCTTCAATCATTATCACCATTTCTGCTGGGGACAGACCAATGTGAATAAATATTACAGCAGCTTTGGCGCTCCGCCCACCGAGAAGAATTCGCTCTTAAGATATGCGGTCGCGGATTACAACTATTCCATAGAAAGGTCCCCTCCCGACTTCTCCCTCCTCCCCGAAATACTGGTCGCCAGGGCCAAGGCTTACGTATTGCTCAAAGAAACCGTCAAAGCGATACCGGACTTGCAGCAGGCGATCAAACTCAACCCCAAATACGAAAAAGCCTACGCCGACCTCGCGGAAATCTATGCGAAAGACGGACAGCCGGAAGTAGCCAAGAAAATAATCCAGGCGGGCCTGCAATTAGCGCCCAACTCCCCGATCCTGACCCGGCGCGCGGCCCGGCTGAACGCGGAGGCCAAACGGGCCTCCGGTAGCGGAACCCCCATCAAACCCGATGCCCAGCATACCGGGAGTGGAAGCCCGCCGGAAAATATCCAGAAAAACACTCCGGGCGGCCCGAAAACCAACCCTTGA
- a CDS encoding glycosyltransferase — translation MKRVLMIAYHFPPLAGSSGIQRTLRFAKYLPEFGWTPLVLTAHPIAYEQTSPDQLGEIPTGTVVMRAPALNTARHLSFKGRYPQCLALPDRWAGWWAGAVPPGLWMIHKYRPDLIWSTYPIATAHKIGGTLHRLTGVPWVADFRDPMVEANYPRDPVVRESYRRIETYAVNHAALSVCTSPGNIRLYSERYPHRADRLNLIENGYDEECFEGLDPGGAPLNPGKLTLLHSGIAYPSERNPTHFFAALRRLREAHALSPERLVVRFRAPAHEAPLLAIAEQHGVRDFIEIAPPVPYRDALAEMMRADLLLIMQAGNCNDQIPAKFYEYLRAGRPILGLTDPKGDTARALAAAGVELTAPLDDTDAIAALLRRVADGAATSPPTAALIPAASRRHRTAQLAGHFDALCARPPA, via the coding sequence ATGAAGCGCGTCTTGATGATCGCCTACCATTTCCCGCCGCTGGCGGGCAGCAGCGGCATCCAGAGAACCCTCAGGTTCGCCAAGTATCTGCCGGAATTCGGCTGGACACCGTTGGTATTGACCGCCCACCCCATCGCCTACGAACAGACCTCCCCCGACCAGCTCGGCGAGATTCCCACCGGAACGGTGGTGATGCGCGCCCCGGCCTTGAACACGGCGCGGCATCTCTCGTTCAAGGGACGCTATCCGCAATGCCTGGCCCTGCCCGACCGCTGGGCCGGCTGGTGGGCAGGGGCGGTCCCGCCGGGACTTTGGATGATCCACAAATACCGCCCCGACCTGATTTGGTCCACCTATCCCATCGCCACCGCGCACAAGATCGGCGGCACCTTGCACCGGCTGACGGGCGTGCCCTGGGTGGCGGACTTCCGCGACCCGATGGTGGAGGCCAACTATCCCCGCGACCCCGTGGTGCGCGAAAGCTACCGCCGCATCGAGACCTACGCCGTGAACCACGCGGCCCTGTCGGTCTGCACCTCGCCCGGCAACATCCGCCTCTACTCCGAACGCTATCCCCACCGCGCCGACCGCCTGAACCTGATCGAAAACGGCTACGACGAGGAATGTTTCGAGGGACTCGATCCAGGCGGCGCACCGCTGAACCCCGGCAAGCTCACCCTGCTGCACAGCGGCATCGCCTATCCCTCGGAACGCAACCCCACCCATTTCTTCGCCGCCCTGCGCCGGCTGCGCGAAGCCCATGCCCTGTCACCCGAACGCTTGGTGGTACGCTTCCGCGCCCCCGCCCACGAGGCACCACTTTTGGCGATAGCCGAGCAGCACGGTGTGCGCGACTTCATCGAAATCGCCCCGCCCGTGCCTTACCGCGACGCACTGGCCGAGATGATGCGGGCCGACCTGTTGCTCATCATGCAGGCCGGCAACTGCAACGACCAGATTCCCGCCAAATTCTACGAATACCTGCGTGCCGGGAGGCCCATCCTGGGGCTGACCGACCCCAAGGGCGACACCGCCCGCGCCCTCGCCGCCGCCGGCGTGGAACTCACGGCCCCGCTGGACGACACCGACGCCATCGCCGCGCTGCTGCGCCGCGTCGCTGACGGCGCGGCAACGTCCCCGCCCACCGCCGCGCTCATCCCCGCCGCTTCGCGCCGACACCGCACCGCGCAACTGGCCGGGCATTTCGACGCGCTTTGCGCCCGGCCCCCGGCATGA
- a CDS encoding AAC(3) family N-acetyltransferase produces MDFNQPWNLPMRHPLSVYTRSLQRDASRLSAKIQRRLRKFTQENGDNPPKPSRATRVIVDKAAIATALANLGLGSGDTVMVHSGISNLGKITGGPQAVFNLIAEQVGDEGHMLYPVFPFNTLMYGYLASRPVFDAANAPSKMGSLSEYALRTPGGQRSLHPSHSILAFGPRAGYFVGEHHLCRTPFADLSPFARLVEAKGKILLIGVDLNSTTSFHRTEDRMGTDFPVKVYADEIFEVACVDTQGREYKVITQAHDPFISRVRDCELVRNAFIRAGVIREAQIGSGVLALIDAALMDQTLESLWRQERFTIYGRIWG; encoded by the coding sequence ATGGACTTCAACCAGCCTTGGAACCTCCCCATGCGCCATCCCCTCTCGGTCTATACCCGATCCCTCCAACGCGACGCCTCCCGCTTATCGGCGAAAATCCAACGCCGCCTGCGCAAGTTTACGCAGGAAAACGGCGATAATCCCCCTAAGCCGTCCCGTGCGACCCGAGTTATCGTCGATAAAGCGGCCATCGCCACGGCCTTGGCCAACCTGGGCTTGGGTTCCGGGGATACCGTCATGGTCCATAGCGGAATCAGTAATCTCGGCAAAATCACCGGCGGGCCGCAGGCGGTATTCAATCTCATCGCCGAGCAAGTCGGCGATGAAGGACATATGCTATATCCGGTCTTTCCCTTCAATACCTTGATGTATGGATATCTAGCTTCGCGCCCGGTATTCGACGCCGCCAATGCGCCCAGCAAAATGGGCTCCCTGAGTGAATATGCGCTCCGAACCCCAGGGGGACAACGTAGCCTACATCCCAGCCATTCGATCTTGGCTTTCGGACCACGCGCCGGATATTTCGTGGGGGAACACCACCTATGCCGAACCCCCTTCGCCGACCTATCCCCCTTCGCGCGGCTGGTGGAAGCGAAAGGCAAGATACTACTGATCGGGGTGGACCTGAATAGCACCACCAGTTTCCACCGCACCGAGGATCGGATGGGCACTGATTTTCCGGTGAAGGTCTATGCGGATGAGATATTCGAGGTTGCCTGCGTAGATACCCAAGGGCGGGAATATAAAGTCATTACCCAGGCGCACGATCCATTCATTTCCAGGGTTCGCGACTGCGAATTGGTAAGGAACGCATTTATACGGGCAGGAGTGATACGCGAGGCCCAGATCGGCAGCGGTGTCTTAGCACTCATCGATGCCGCCTTAATGGATCAAACTCTGGAAAGCCTTTGGCGGCAGGAGCGTTTCACCATATATGGCCGGATTTGGGGTTGA
- a CDS encoding class I SAM-dependent methyltransferase: MNLFGRHRSPGYWDARLAETWHLRTWPTKNALIARHTPLDAAILDIACGNGSILRDLKARGYGDLSGLEISGYAVDRLREEGFTMYPGKAPYLPVPDAGFDAIIASQILEHVIRRDVFANEIKRALKPGGQAFFFVPDDCLGPIDEPEHVVQFNARTFEAFLARHFEVISIESIKDENFSMPILFGRVRPKNTYKPHP, translated from the coding sequence GTGAACCTCTTCGGAAGGCATCGATCCCCCGGTTATTGGGACGCCCGCCTCGCGGAAACCTGGCATCTTAGGACTTGGCCGACCAAAAACGCGCTGATCGCACGGCATACCCCCCTGGATGCGGCCATCCTCGATATCGCCTGCGGCAACGGCAGCATACTCCGCGACCTCAAAGCACGTGGCTATGGCGATCTCTCAGGCCTTGAGATTTCCGGGTACGCCGTCGACCGCCTACGGGAAGAAGGCTTCACGATGTACCCAGGAAAAGCACCTTATTTGCCGGTGCCCGATGCGGGCTTCGACGCGATCATCGCTTCCCAGATACTTGAGCATGTTATCCGCCGGGATGTTTTCGCCAACGAAATCAAACGCGCCTTGAAACCGGGTGGACAAGCCTTTTTCTTTGTCCCGGACGATTGCCTCGGCCCCATCGACGAGCCGGAACATGTCGTCCAGTTCAACGCCCGCACTTTCGAGGCATTCCTCGCCCGGCACTTCGAGGTGATCTCGATAGAAAGCATCAAAGACGAGAATTTCAGCATGCCGATATTATTTGGCCGGGTCCGCCCAAAAAACACCTATAAACCCCACCCGTGA
- a CDS encoding lipopolysaccharide biosynthesis protein, which translates to MNLRTQVLSALKWTLIGRLSSQIVSWAITIVVMRLLAPNDYGLVAMTTIFSGLFAFIAEIGLGYSLVQSKEVSTRQTRQVFAVVLASNFCVSALLAFGVAPLASWFFVEPRIEAVMQVISLQFIPAAFAVIPNATLDRAMRYRERAFIDFSSHLLGALLILFLASEGYGALSLVWGTVFQTTFRAIGLNCVSPYFQPPLFRFSGSGQIIRFGRDVAATQFIFYIYSQADSFVIGKLLGGHDLGLYSVSMNLASMPASRISAILNQVAFPAMSKVKRDGGNVNQYLLKSLRGISLLSFPVMWGMSCVSPELVAGLLGGQWLEATDSLALLCLIMPLRVLSPIINAGLQSVGRADASFRNTVSTAIVMCAAFVVGCQAGLPGMALAWITAFPLVFLANVALSRRHLGLTLSAVILALSKPLLASLLMYGAVWGMREGLAALAMPPALHALTRLPLPRLGVLVFTGALTYLLGSLLFNRAGLAEVMGLLRPARLEATRPASSEREVKRRPASS; encoded by the coding sequence GTGAACCTCCGCACCCAAGTATTGTCCGCGCTCAAGTGGACTTTAATCGGTAGATTAAGCTCGCAGATCGTATCCTGGGCCATCACTATCGTGGTGATGCGCCTACTGGCTCCCAACGATTATGGCCTGGTGGCGATGACCACCATATTCAGCGGATTATTCGCCTTCATCGCCGAAATCGGGCTGGGCTATAGCCTCGTGCAATCGAAAGAGGTTTCAACCCGACAAACCCGGCAGGTTTTCGCCGTCGTATTGGCTTCGAATTTTTGCGTGTCCGCGCTCCTGGCCTTCGGGGTCGCGCCGCTCGCGTCATGGTTTTTCGTGGAGCCACGCATAGAGGCGGTCATGCAAGTCATCAGCTTGCAATTCATCCCCGCCGCGTTCGCGGTCATCCCCAACGCGACCCTGGACCGCGCGATGCGCTACCGGGAACGGGCGTTCATCGATTTTTCCTCCCATCTCCTTGGCGCTTTGCTCATCCTTTTCCTGGCCAGCGAGGGATATGGCGCTTTATCCTTGGTTTGGGGCACGGTATTCCAAACCACATTCCGGGCGATAGGGTTAAACTGCGTCAGCCCTTATTTCCAGCCACCCTTATTCCGTTTTTCCGGCAGCGGCCAGATCATCCGGTTCGGGCGGGATGTGGCGGCTACCCAATTCATATTCTATATCTATTCCCAAGCCGATTCGTTCGTGATCGGAAAACTGCTGGGGGGCCACGATCTCGGGTTATATTCCGTTTCGATGAACCTGGCATCGATGCCCGCCTCGCGCATTTCCGCCATCCTCAACCAAGTAGCTTTTCCCGCCATGTCCAAGGTCAAACGTGACGGTGGCAATGTCAACCAATACCTATTGAAAAGCCTGCGCGGTATCAGCCTGCTATCCTTCCCCGTCATGTGGGGCATGTCCTGCGTGTCCCCGGAACTCGTGGCCGGGTTGCTCGGCGGGCAATGGCTGGAAGCGACCGACTCGCTCGCGCTGCTCTGCCTCATCATGCCGCTGCGGGTGCTGAGCCCGATCATAAACGCCGGGCTGCAATCGGTCGGACGCGCCGATGCGAGCTTCCGCAACACGGTTTCGACCGCCATCGTGATGTGCGCCGCGTTCGTCGTCGGCTGCCAAGCCGGCCTGCCGGGCATGGCGCTGGCCTGGATAACCGCGTTCCCGCTGGTCTTCCTCGCCAATGTGGCCCTCTCCCGCCGGCACCTCGGCTTGACCCTGTCCGCGGTGATCCTGGCGCTTTCGAAACCCCTGCTCGCCAGCCTGCTGATGTACGGCGCGGTATGGGGGATGCGCGAGGGCTTGGCCGCCTTGGCGATGCCGCCAGCACTGCACGCCCTCACCCGGCTGCCCCTGCCCCGGCTGGGAGTGCTGGTCTTCACCGGCGCGCTGACTTATCTGTTGGGGAGCCTGCTGTTCAACCGCGCGGGACTGGCCGAAGTGATGGGCCTGCTGCGTCCCGCCAGGCTCGAAGCGACCCGGCCCGCCAGTTCGGAGCGCGAGGTCAAGCGCCGCCCCGCCTCGTCCTGA